Part of the Pseudorasbora parva isolate DD20220531a chromosome 13, ASM2467924v1, whole genome shotgun sequence genome is shown below.
ATTAAACATGTATATCAACCAATTCGCTTAAACTGTTGAATGTTTTGTCACGTAATTGTGTGAACCGGAGGACTATTGCTCCGAGAGGATGTAACCACTGAATGTTTCGCGGATTAATATGACGGGAGTTGTTTATCTTGAGATTctcatttcaattttttttagtaCGCggaaataaacatatatttgcATATATTGTATGTGAGTGGTCTAATGGAATTCTCGATTTAATTTTCATTCTGTGGATATATATGTGGCATTATACCACACTGCATATATAATAACAGGCCTAGTGATTTCTTTTAACTGATTActgttagtttgtgtgtgtgtgaatgtgtgtacaTTTATGGATACTGTAATTTGTGTATAATTAGCTGTTACATGTCAAATATTATTGTGGCAACCGTTTTAAACCGTCTGCAGAGACTGAATATACCCCATCCACAACTGAATATAGTGTACTAATATAAGCTTGACTAATTGTAGaatagtttttgttgttgttgtaaaaatataaataataatcacAATTACAGTATACAGTGGGGTTTATAGTGCCATATTTATAGTACAGAATCACTTAGACActgaaaaatatgtaaaaaaaataataataagttgtGGTTTAAGTACCTGGTTTACTTAAAATGTTTAGTTAATTGAAATACacatttttagttaatacaatacaatacaatacaatgttTCTGAGAGTCGACAACTtctattcaaatattattcaaagattttgtaagtgtattgggtaattgtgtgttttatttgtgatgacagtgaaacatgccaaattgtgctgttttcatgtttatcacatttttaGGTGGTtcagatataataatattttgagttttatatttattaaaccaatttcctttattgtatcaactacaatttttaatttcagtaacctcaaaaatgtaaggcaaccaggttacttacttttttaagttaaaccatcaatatgtttttttctttttttacagtgtgcctatcattgaaaaataataatcatgaaATAATCATTAATCGGTGAAAAAATCAGTAGTTTCATTCACACAGGCCAAATACTAAAGAAAGAGCATGTTGCACATTTTGAATGATCTTGTTTACAAATTTATTGAGTAAACGTATTGCAGCAAACACATAAAAATACTATAAATAAGTGGAAAGTGGaacattaaattaataatattaatattatcatTTACACCAGGCAAATGATTACACAATAGACCAAAATCTGGGCTtaataacatctcaacattagCTCTAAGGCTAAAAAATAAACCTTTGCTTTGAAAAACATCTTGAGTGGGTCAACACAGATAATAGATGCTTTGTATACAACAAATGCATTTAGGCTACAGTGTTTCTGTGGTGACTCCACTCATACATTTACAAACACAAAGTTAATTCCTAGAGTTAGACTGGCATTGCCTCATTTAAATTTTatagaatataaatataattatagttTATCTTAATGTGcggttaaaaaaaactcatcatGACAAAAGCAATTATATAGTAagctaaaataataaattagaaGACCATGCTAAAGCTGACAGACAATGAGACAAATATGCCTAACATCCCGTTTCATGTGCCTATATGATCATTTCAGTGTTAAAACTGTTCTTCTATAACAGTTAAAGTCAACATCCCAAAAACAGGacttaaaattaaatacattccGTCTGTGTTTTCCTCACTACATTTTACACAGAAGAGAAATGGTTTCCCTATTTAAAAAGGGCTCTGTCATCAGGTTAGGATGTTGGACGTCTTCACTGTGCCGAGCGACTGCACTTAGCATTTCAAGAGATCGTACTTCACATAACCGACACGGTCAACCTGCCTTCTGGCATTCATTCTCCAGTAGAAACTCTCCCGGCAGAAGTAAAAGAAAcctgcaaaataaaaaaaatttttaagaACAAATTGAATTTACTTGATCAGATGAATTAGAGTAGTTATTtcgatatttaaaatgaatttgaacATAATCTCACTTACCCTTGTAGAGGAACACATCATGTGCATCGACGGGCACTCCACCAAAAACTGTGTCAGTGTTTCGAGGGTATCCGTTGTCAATCAGCTGAGCCTTCACATCGAATCTGTGACAATAAATAAGAGACAAGACAAGAATAcaatattattatcattaaattatCATTTCCCATCTATAGCTCAATGCTTGACACTTTTACAGTTCCGGTCTTGAAGGAAAGTTACTTACCTCCAGAAGTTCTCTCCATTAAACAGGAGCACCTTGCCCTTTCCTCTCTGCAAAGCTCCCTCCACTCTGTCCAAGTCACTTGGTAGGCCGAGCTTTTCGATTTTACGTGGTCCAAGCACATTCTTTTCAGTATAAACCCAGAACTGTTTGTCTGTGTGCATGAAATACAGCACTGTTATATTTCTGAACTTCATCATATGCTGCAATAATGGCAAAATATctcaatttaattaataagtACCTGCAAAGAAGTAGATCTTTTTGGTGAGCTGGTCCTCAAAGGCACTGTTAATGATGGCTGGCAGAGCAGGCCACTTCTCTGATACCAAGAATGGGCCTTTGCGTTCTCCGCTGCTTGAGAGCTTCCAGTAGTGCCttcgatgtaaaaaaaattttttagaaACATGTATTGGAAGTGCTTTGGTTATGTTTGCAAGTTCATGTCAGTAGAATAAAAGCTCATACCCATCCTTGAAGAAATGAAGCTCTTTCTGGATTTCAGTGATGGCATCAAATTTCGTGATTTGGCAGGCATCCTGTGATGGGACTACATGTGTTGTGGTggacacagtggttgttttctCACTTGGGGTGGGTTTAGTTGGCACAACCGGAGAGGAAGTGGTGGTCTTTGGTTTCGGCGGAGTGGGATTTGGGCCAGTTTTAGGTCCTATAAAACCAGAATTGTACAAGACCCTAAGTTTCAAGACCAAATTCTTGAATCTTAAATAAGAACATGCATAGTAAACTTAACAATCAGTGAATGATGGATCGTTTAAGTGGATAAATACCATAGAGATACTGAATGCCTTCAACATCATCCTGATTCAAGGAGAAATCCTCAATATATTTGTACATGGGATACATCAGAGCATCTTTGATTTTGGAGTGGTCTAAACCAAGAGCATGTCCAAACTCATGAGCAGCCACCAGAAACAGACTGTATCCTATGAGAGAAAAAGGCATGTTAGCTaatgtctcactttcatatTTGTATAGTGTCTGAAGGAGATGCGTATCACTTACCCCTATCTGGGCAAAATCCCCATTTTTTATCCGTGTCATAGTTGCTGGTGGTTGCACACCATAGTTTTCCATCGCTACGGCCTTCACTGGTGCAGGAAGTGTACGTCTCTCCCAGAAAGGTGAAAGGAAACTGGCATGGCTCGCCTTCTGAATTTCCACCAATCACAGCTGTATCTGTAAGGGGGGAAATATAGAGAGAAATATGCTGTTTGTGAAAAAAAGATTTAATTGTGAGCTGCTGAAACTCTGAGAACATATTATTCTTGCATATTTGCTAGTCTGAAGGTATGAGGGCTGCTCACCTCTGTTAGGACAGAATCCATACTGGGTATCGGTGTCAAAGTTAGCTGTAGTGGCACACCAACGATACCCATCAGTTCGTCCGTCGGTGGTGCATGAGTCGTATTTTACTCCCTGAAACACGAAGGGGAAAACACATGGTGCTTCATTGCTGTTCCCATCAAACGTGAAGAGAACTGTGGGAAAACAGAGATGGAATGTTAGACATGCTTAAAAGAATAAACACTTGTGCTTGCTGAAATACTCTCACGTTAATTAAGTATGCATTAAGGGCAAAGGAGTCatttaaaatatctgttttgAAATGAAAGCCCCATGAAATCATTACTGGAACACTTACGCTCACTGGGACAGAAGCCAAATTTCTTGTCCTTGTCGTAGTCTGCAGTGGTTGAGCACCAGGGGAGACCATCTGTGCGGCCCTCGGTGGTGCAGGTAGAGTAGGATGTTCCCTCAAACATGAAGGGGAAGTGACACATTGCACCATCTGCATTGCCATAGCGGGTTTGAATGGCTGAAGGAGACACATCAATGTCATTGTCTACtccaaaaaagtatatataacTTAAATATATGATGATCCCCTTATGTATAAGGACTCATTTATACTATATGAGAAATATTAAGTGTGATAATATAAAGACAACATGTTTCCAAAGTAAGtggctttcttatttttaagcatatatttaaaatatacataagaactcaaactttaaataaaagaacaacaaataaagattcaaacggtcatgaatcagcgtattgattcatgatttgggtcgcgtcaaactgctgaaatcacgtgacattggcgatccgaatcatgaatcaatacgctgattcatgaccatttgaatctttatttgaggtttgaaaacaaacgcggaagagaagacaatgctgaataaagtagtttttgttatttttggaccaaaatgtatttccgatgcttcaagagattctaattaactaactgatgtcccatatggactactctgatgatgtttttattccctttctggacatggacagtatagtttgcatacacttgcatactctcggactaaaaataaaatatcttaaactgtgttctgaagatgaacggagatcttacaggtgtggaacaacattagggtgagtcaataatgacataaatttcatttttgggtgaactaaccttttaagagttttattcaaatttaaGTAATTGGCTTTTTTATGGTTATTGGATGGAACCCaaagcaaatattttaaatattatgccAGTTTCGACAACCCTGTTTTAGGACACACTCTAACTGTTACTATACACTTACAACTGTAGAGGGAGCTATTGTCCCACTAGGCCCCCATATGAAACTGTATGAGGCTATGATATTTCAActatttatatatcaaaggcacTGCTGTTCATTCTGTCAAATTGGGGTGTATTGGAATTGGATTAAAGTAAGAATCACACTCACCAGGTCCAGATCCAAGGGTCCAGTATTCATCATCATCAAAATGGGCATCTCCTTGGATCCCCTGTCCTGGAGGATAGGCGTGAGCCAGAAGTCCATCTTTCCCATCAAAAGGGTAAGGATCTCCGTGATCTGAAACAAAAACAGCAGCTCATTCAAACCTTCTCAAAGTCCAAGTGTTTAATCGTAATACTTGTATTCCTTACAAAAACTCAACACACCTGCTTTCCCAAAGGAGATCATGATGTCAGCGGTGCCGTCATAGAGGCGTGTGAATGTCAGAGGGGTAACGTCACTCCAGACTTTGAAAGCTCTGGCAAAAGCGTCATCGATCAAAGAGGCTTCCATGTCTGGTGAATAGTTCAAAATCCTGCCAAATCAAATCAAAGCAATGCAAAAGATTAGAACATGTTCATCACAAACCTATGAGATTTGAAAGTGTAGTCAGATCATATCTAACCTGTATGTAACATCAGTGTGATCCCACTTCAGGTCTCCTTCGAAAGTCTGATAGTTGCGGATGTCTGGGACCCCACAGCGAGGCTGCTTCATGGCATCAATGGTGGGTTGATCAAGCGACCCCGTCTCCTCCAGCCCGAGCTGCTGCTGGAGTTTCTTCAGAGCTTTGGAAGTGGACACGACTGCCTGCAGTCCGCTCTTCTGGAGAACATCTATGTAGCCGTAACGCTTCAGGTACTCCTGGAGTCAAACATTTATATAGAAAGGTATTCTTTTAGAATAATAAAACTGCATTTGTACTATTTTAAAAGTAGAGGACTGAAAGATATCATAAAAACCATGAGCTAAAACTTGATATACTCACATCTGCCAGCTGTGTGTCCGTCATGTTCTTTATCACATCTCCGGGAAACGTCACATACACAGATTTGAGTGGCACGCACCAAGCTCTTAAAGAGCAGGTTCCAAGAACCAGAAACACCACGACTCCAAgtctcatgtttagagtttcaAGTCAAGAAACAAAACTTCAAAAAAAGCAAACTTTTATAAGAAAACAGACTCAAAACTTGAAAAACAAGTGGAGAGACAAAGTGCATGCAGTCTTGTCGGGTCTTCTCCTCCTGATTTGTGTCTTCTCTTGTGCCCTGAAGGCAGTATTTATGTTCATCCCAGAGATTAGTCACCGAGCACCCACCCACCTCCCGCCGGTCATTTTAGCACTCCCACTTACCAAAACACTTGCCCACTGAAAGgagtgctttttttgttgtccATTCAAAAATAAGGGGCTTTCCAGCAACCTCACATTGCGCTTGAAGACACAAACAAAGACAACAATCACTGTCTACTCTTTAGTGTCTTAAAATAAATGGCCActtaaaacattcaaatatcTTTTTAAGTATctttaatatacatataatgcatttaataaacatatatacactgtaaaaaaaaaaaaaaaaaagtctccaattgaaaattttctagtgactgatcacatctaaattttttcaATTGGccgaattgatgcaatttaatttataGAAATTcagttcggccaactgaaaaatttagatgtgatcagtcactagaaaattttcaattggagacctgatttttattttttattttttacaatgtatgTGAAATAGGCTATATGAATGATTATTTATGTAAATGAAAAGTAAATAATATATCTTTAACAAGTGGCTATATGAGTCTTTTTTAGCAATCAGCTATAGgagtatgaatgaatgaatgaatgaatgaatgaatgaatgaatgaatgaatgaatgaatgaatgaatgaatgaatgaatagtaCATGAGTTTACAAATTGGCCATATGAGTAGGCCTAAATGTGTT
Proteins encoded:
- the mmp9 gene encoding matrix metalloproteinase-9 produces the protein MRLGVVVFLVLGTCSLRAWCVPLKSVYVTFPGDVIKNMTDTQLADEYLKRYGYIDVLQKSGLQAVVSTSKALKKLQQQLGLEETGSLDQPTIDAMKQPRCGVPDIRNYQTFEGDLKWDHTDVTYRILNYSPDMEASLIDDAFARAFKVWSDVTPLTFTRLYDGTADIMISFGKADHGDPYPFDGKDGLLAHAYPPGQGIQGDAHFDDDEYWTLGSGPAIQTRYGNADGAMCHFPFMFEGTSYSTCTTEGRTDGLPWCSTTADYDKDKKFGFCPSELLFTFDGNSNEAPCVFPFVFQGVKYDSCTTDGRTDGYRWCATTANFDTDTQYGFCPNRDTAVIGGNSEGEPCQFPFTFLGETYTSCTSEGRSDGKLWCATTSNYDTDKKWGFCPDRGYSLFLVAAHEFGHALGLDHSKIKDALMYPMYKYIEDFSLNQDDVEGIQYLYGPKTGPNPTPPKPKTTTSSPVVPTKPTPSEKTTTVSTTTHVVPSQDACQITKFDAITEIQKELHFFKDGHYWKLSSSGERKGPFLVSEKWPALPAIINSAFEDQLTKKIYFFADKQFWVYTEKNVLGPRKIEKLGLPSDLDRVEGALQRGKGKVLLFNGENFWRFDVKAQLIDNGYPRNTDTVFGGVPVDAHDVFLYKGFFYFCRESFYWRMNARRQVDRVGYVKYDLLKC